A genomic stretch from Thermomonospora umbrina includes:
- the dnaA gene encoding chromosomal replication initiator protein DnaA has product MDGRDLASVWSRTLAALSDGDLPPSYRAWLPLVRPLALVEGTALLAAPNEFAKDALETRLRSLITQALSHEIGREIRVAVTVQPEPPQGMPEQMPPDRAQEPSAPYGGQPRQGVIHSPAPHPGGGGGYPDDGYPGPGQGYPWTRDNGHDERAYDGGHSPGRPFPSQQGGYDARHPGIPGRDEGAVGRHRGPESPGDDGEDPPWGRTGRYEDRYDDRYDGFNDDTQRAGEPGSRHDRHERHDRQDRHGGLHDESRSFPEAGGGRGTAEGPPLPERRMPAEERHPPDDQGPGHRPGQRPFDDAFNDGRPGHPGRPGAQYGQGVGDSAPAQGRLDRPVDNRTDRPGDGAEAEPTWQQRGRQTEPKTGEHARLNPKYTFETFVIGSSNRFAHAAAVAVAEQPAKAYNPLFIYGDSGLGKTHLLHAIGHYAQSLFNGARVRYVSSEEFTNDFINAIRDGKADGFRRRYRDVDILLVDDIQFLEGKEQTQEEFFHTFNTLHNASKQIVISSDRPPKELVTLEDRLRNRFEWGLTTDVQPPELETRIAILQKKARQEGLAAPPDVLEFIASQIATNIRELEGALIRVTAFASLQRQSVDMKLAEHVLKDLIPNDTGPEITAPMIMAQTVEYFGTTIEDLCGPSRSRMLVTARQIAMYLCRELTDLSLPKIGAQFGGRDHTTVMHAERKIRSLMAERRAIYNQVTELTGRIKHQARKR; this is encoded by the coding sequence ATGGACGGTCGTGACCTTGCGTCGGTTTGGTCCCGTACCCTCGCCGCCCTCTCCGACGGCGACCTCCCCCCCAGTTACCGCGCCTGGCTGCCTTTGGTGAGGCCGCTCGCCCTGGTAGAGGGCACCGCGCTGTTGGCCGCGCCGAACGAGTTCGCCAAGGACGCCTTGGAGACCCGGCTGCGCTCGCTCATCACGCAGGCCCTCTCCCATGAGATCGGCCGCGAGATCCGGGTGGCCGTGACGGTCCAACCGGAACCCCCTCAGGGGATGCCGGAACAAATGCCCCCGGACCGGGCGCAGGAGCCCTCGGCACCCTATGGAGGACAGCCGCGCCAAGGAGTTATCCACAGCCCCGCCCCCCATCCCGGGGGCGGCGGTGGATATCCGGACGACGGCTACCCCGGGCCGGGTCAGGGCTACCCGTGGACCCGCGACAACGGACACGACGAGCGCGCCTATGACGGAGGTCACTCCCCCGGCCGTCCGTTCCCTTCACAGCAGGGCGGCTATGACGCGCGTCACCCCGGCATCCCGGGCCGCGACGAGGGGGCGGTCGGCCGCCACCGTGGTCCGGAGAGCCCCGGCGACGACGGCGAAGACCCGCCGTGGGGCCGCACGGGGCGCTACGAGGATCGGTACGACGACCGGTACGACGGGTTCAACGACGACACCCAACGCGCCGGCGAGCCCGGGTCCCGCCACGATCGACACGAGCGGCACGACCGGCAGGACCGGCACGGGGGCCTGCACGACGAGTCCCGATCGTTCCCGGAGGCGGGCGGCGGTCGCGGGACGGCTGAGGGCCCGCCGCTCCCCGAGCGGCGGATGCCGGCGGAGGAACGGCACCCTCCCGACGACCAGGGCCCCGGGCACCGTCCCGGCCAGCGGCCGTTCGACGACGCGTTCAATGACGGCAGGCCCGGCCACCCGGGTCGGCCCGGCGCGCAGTACGGGCAGGGTGTCGGCGATTCCGCACCGGCCCAGGGACGCCTCGACCGTCCTGTGGACAACCGCACCGACCGTCCAGGAGACGGCGCCGAGGCGGAGCCCACATGGCAGCAGCGGGGGCGGCAGACCGAGCCCAAGACCGGTGAGCACGCCCGGCTGAACCCGAAGTACACGTTCGAGACGTTCGTCATCGGCTCGTCCAACCGGTTCGCGCACGCCGCCGCCGTGGCCGTGGCCGAGCAGCCGGCCAAGGCGTACAACCCGCTGTTCATCTACGGGGACTCGGGGCTGGGCAAGACGCACCTGCTGCACGCGATCGGTCATTACGCGCAGAGCCTGTTCAACGGGGCGCGGGTCCGTTATGTGAGCTCCGAGGAGTTCACCAACGACTTCATCAACGCCATCCGCGACGGCAAGGCGGACGGATTCCGGCGTCGTTACCGGGATGTGGACATTCTCCTCGTCGACGACATCCAGTTCCTGGAGGGGAAGGAACAGACGCAGGAGGAGTTCTTCCACACGTTCAACACCCTGCACAACGCGAGCAAGCAGATCGTGATCTCCAGTGATCGGCCGCCCAAAGAACTGGTGACGCTGGAGGATCGGCTGCGCAACCGGTTCGAGTGGGGGCTGACCACCGACGTGCAGCCGCCGGAGCTGGAGACCCGGATCGCGATCCTGCAGAAGAAGGCCCGGCAGGAGGGCCTGGCCGCGCCGCCGGACGTGCTGGAGTTCATCGCCTCGCAGATCGCCACCAACATCCGGGAGCTGGAGGGGGCCCTGATCAGGGTCACCGCGTTCGCCAGCCTGCAGCGGCAGTCGGTCGACATGAAGCTGGCCGAGCACGTCCTCAAGGACCTGATCCCCAACGACACCGGTCCCGAGATCACCGCACCGATGATCATGGCGCAGACGGTGGAGTACTTCGGCACCACGATCGAGGACCTGTGCGGGCCCTCCCGGTCCCGGATGCTGGTGACCGCCCGGCAGATCGCGATGTACCTGTGCCGGGAGCTGACCGACCTGTCGCTGCCCAAGATCGGCGCCCAGTTCGGCGGTCGCGACCACACCACGGTGATGCACGCCGAGCGCAAGATCCGATCGCTGATGGCCGAGCGCCGCGCCATCTACAACCAGGTCACCGAGCTGACCGGGCGCATCAAGCACCAGGCCCGCAAGCGCTGA
- the dnaN gene encoding DNA polymerase III subunit beta, whose translation MKFRIDRDALADAVAWTARSLPVRPPVPVLAGMHIEATDRLKLSAFDYEVSAQVTTDIDVEEPGTALVSGRLLADISRALPPQPVEVTTDGAKVMLRCGSAKFTLLTMPVEDYPSLPEMPPASGTVGSDEFAAAVNQVAIAAGRDDTIPMLTGVRVEIEGETVTLASTDRYRLAVRELHWKPERPDFSAVALVPAKTLADTAKSLTTGAEVSIALGGAGGPGDGMIGFAGGGRRTTSRLLDGDFVKYRSLLPSEYAGLAEVPTGPFIEAVKRVSLVAERNTPVRLSFRQGEVVLEAATGDEAQAVEALEATLEGDDIEIAFNHGFLLEGLAAIGSDVARLSFTTPTKPAVLTGKPPEEGANPNYRYLIMPVRLSG comes from the coding sequence TTGAAGTTCCGAATCGACAGAGACGCCCTCGCCGACGCCGTGGCCTGGACGGCGCGGTCGCTCCCGGTCCGCCCGCCGGTGCCCGTGCTGGCGGGCATGCACATCGAGGCGACCGACCGGCTGAAGCTGTCGGCGTTCGACTACGAGGTGTCCGCTCAGGTCACCACGGACATCGACGTGGAGGAGCCCGGCACCGCACTGGTGTCCGGTCGCCTCCTGGCCGACATCTCCCGGGCGCTCCCTCCCCAGCCTGTGGAGGTGACGACCGACGGGGCCAAGGTGATGCTGCGCTGCGGGAGCGCGAAGTTCACACTCCTCACCATGCCTGTGGAGGACTACCCGTCCCTGCCGGAGATGCCGCCCGCCTCGGGGACGGTGGGCAGCGACGAGTTCGCCGCGGCCGTCAACCAGGTCGCCATCGCCGCCGGGCGCGACGACACGATCCCCATGCTCACCGGTGTGCGTGTGGAGATCGAGGGCGAGACCGTCACGCTGGCGTCCACCGACCGGTACCGGCTGGCGGTACGGGAGCTGCACTGGAAGCCGGAGCGGCCGGACTTCTCCGCCGTGGCCCTGGTGCCCGCCAAGACCCTCGCCGACACCGCCAAGTCGCTGACCACGGGCGCGGAGGTGTCGATCGCGCTGGGCGGCGCCGGAGGGCCCGGCGACGGCATGATCGGGTTCGCGGGCGGCGGCCGGCGCACCACCTCCCGGCTGCTGGACGGCGACTTCGTCAAGTACCGCTCGCTGCTGCCGAGCGAGTACGCCGGTCTCGCCGAGGTCCCGACCGGCCCGTTCATCGAGGCCGTCAAGCGGGTGTCCCTGGTCGCCGAGCGGAACACCCCTGTACGGCTCTCATTCCGCCAGGGAGAGGTCGTGCTCGAGGCGGCCACCGGGGACGAGGCCCAGGCCGTCGAGGCGCTGGAGGCGACGCTGGAGGGCGACGACATCGAGATCGCCTTCAACCACGGCTTCCTGCTGGAGGGGCTGGCGGCGATCGGCTCGGACGTGGCCCGGCTGTCGTTCACCACGCCGACCAAGCCCGCGGTGCTCACCGGCAAGCCGCCGGAGGAGGGCGCCAACCCCAACTACCGCTACCTGATCATGCCGGTCCGGCTGTCCGGGTGA
- the gnd gene encoding phosphogluconate dehydrogenase (NAD(+)-dependent, decarboxylating) → MHIGMIGLGRMGGNMAERLRRGGHTVVGYDRDPAISDVAGLEELVERLPAPRAVWVMVPAGEATQHTVDSLGEILEPGDVVVDGGNSHYVDDQKHGRELGAKGVGFIDCGVSGGVWGLENGYALMVGGDEENVKRLMPIFETLKPTGDFGFVHAGAVGAGHFTKMVHNGIEYGMMQAFAEGYELIEASGLVHNVPETFRSWREGTVIRSWLLDLLVRALDEDPELDDIRGYAQDSGEGRWTVQAAVDHAVPLPVITASLFARFASRQDDSPAMRVVAALRNQFGGHAVESAKGADSPGADVTPPAT, encoded by the coding sequence ATGCACATCGGGATGATCGGGCTCGGGCGCATGGGCGGCAACATGGCCGAGCGGCTGCGGCGCGGGGGTCACACGGTCGTCGGGTACGACCGGGATCCGGCGATCAGCGACGTGGCCGGGCTGGAGGAGCTGGTCGAGCGCCTGCCCGCCCCCCGCGCGGTGTGGGTCATGGTGCCCGCGGGCGAGGCGACCCAGCACACCGTCGACAGCCTGGGGGAGATCCTCGAACCGGGCGACGTCGTGGTGGACGGCGGCAACTCCCACTATGTGGACGACCAGAAGCACGGCCGTGAGCTGGGCGCCAAGGGCGTCGGGTTCATCGACTGCGGCGTGAGCGGCGGCGTCTGGGGGCTGGAGAACGGCTACGCGTTGATGGTCGGCGGCGACGAGGAGAACGTGAAGCGGCTGATGCCGATCTTCGAGACCCTCAAGCCGACCGGCGACTTCGGCTTCGTGCACGCCGGCGCGGTCGGCGCGGGCCACTTCACCAAGATGGTCCACAACGGCATCGAGTACGGCATGATGCAGGCCTTCGCCGAGGGCTATGAGCTGATCGAGGCCAGCGGCCTCGTCCACAACGTCCCGGAGACCTTCCGCAGTTGGCGGGAGGGCACGGTGATCCGTTCCTGGCTGCTGGACCTGCTGGTGCGGGCGCTGGACGAGGATCCCGAGCTGGACGACATCCGCGGCTACGCCCAGGACTCGGGCGAGGGCCGGTGGACGGTGCAGGCGGCCGTCGACCACGCCGTCCCGCTGCCGGTGATCACGGCCTCGCTGTTCGCCCGGTTCGCCTCCCGGCAGGACGACTCCCCGGCGATGCGCGTGGTGGCGGCGCTGCGGAACCAGTTCGGCGGGCACGCGGTCGAGTCCGCCAAGGGCGCCGACTCCCCGGGCGCGGACGTCACACCCCCGGCCACCTGA